A genomic segment from Desulfurispirillum indicum S5 encodes:
- a CDS encoding beta-ketoacyl-ACP synthase III, with product MLYSKVASIAYHVPSRVLSNQDLEAMVDTNDEWIRTRTGIHQRHVAEPGEKTSDLACEAARKALNNAGLRPEDIDLIILATITPDHFCMPSTACEVQRKLGATRAAAFDLQAACTGFIYAMKVADSMIRAAGYQRVLVIGAETLSSITDWTDRGTCILFSDGAGAAVLVPSQEPGVQSCILHSDGNYGDMLMTPRVNSDTPFAERSRGGDVGFIQMRGNELFKVAVKNMSDVLQEALEASGVNEKDISLVIPHQANIRIIEAVAKRFGLSMDRVMVTVDRYGNNSAATIPIAWAEALEQGKIQTGDTIALTAFGGGLTWGSAIVTI from the coding sequence GTGCTCTACAGTAAAGTTGCCTCCATTGCCTACCATGTCCCGTCCAGGGTGCTGAGTAACCAGGACCTGGAAGCCATGGTGGACACCAATGACGAATGGATACGGACGCGCACCGGGATTCACCAGCGCCATGTGGCCGAACCCGGCGAAAAGACCTCCGATCTGGCTTGCGAAGCTGCCAGGAAAGCACTGAATAATGCGGGGCTGAGACCGGAAGATATCGATCTGATCATCCTGGCCACCATTACCCCCGACCACTTCTGCATGCCCAGTACCGCCTGCGAAGTCCAGCGGAAGCTTGGGGCCACCAGGGCTGCCGCCTTTGACCTGCAGGCCGCCTGCACCGGTTTCATCTACGCCATGAAAGTTGCCGACTCCATGATACGTGCCGCTGGCTACCAGCGCGTACTGGTGATTGGAGCCGAAACCCTCTCCTCCATAACAGACTGGACCGACCGCGGCACCTGCATACTCTTCAGTGATGGTGCCGGCGCAGCCGTACTGGTTCCCTCGCAGGAGCCCGGCGTACAAAGCTGTATCCTTCACTCCGATGGCAATTACGGCGACATGCTCATGACGCCCCGCGTCAACTCGGACACCCCCTTCGCCGAGCGCTCCCGCGGCGGAGACGTCGGCTTTATTCAGATGCGCGGCAACGAACTCTTCAAAGTCGCCGTCAAAAACATGTCGGACGTCCTGCAGGAAGCGCTGGAAGCAAGTGGCGTCAATGAAAAGGACATCTCCCTGGTCATTCCGCACCAGGCCAATATACGTATTATCGAAGCTGTTGCCAAACGCTTCGGACTCTCCATGGACCGCGTGATGGTGACGGTGGATCGTTACGGCAACAATTCTGCGGCAACCATTCCCATTGCCTGGGCTGAAGCCCTTGAGCAGGGAAAAATTCAAACCGGTGACACCATTGCCCTGACTGCCTTCGGCGGTGGGCTCACATGGGGCAGCGCCATCGTCACCATTTAA
- the plsX gene encoding phosphate acyltransferase PlsX, whose amino-acid sequence MHRIVIDVMGGDFAPQNPIEGAVLALEEYQDIEICLVGPEQVIAQELQRYPDCPRERLRIVHASEYITMEEAPGIALRRKKDSSIRVGLELVKKGEADAFISAGNTGAVMGGSLLYLKTMPGVAKAAIATFLPTLSGTSIMLDVGANVDCRPEHILQFALMGNSYARYVLNKPAPTVGILSIGEEDSKGNDITRQTFRLLNECSLIDFRGNVEGKEVYKGVVDVIACDGFTGNIALKVSESLAYMISTMLKEELGRGWFNKLGAVLSVKALKRLKKRLDYTEYGGAPLLGVNGAVFISHGSSSPQALKNAFRAARIYVERGVNQHIYDDITKTFAQLNHIENNGQV is encoded by the coding sequence TTGCATAGGATAGTCATTGACGTCATGGGGGGTGACTTTGCCCCCCAGAACCCCATTGAAGGCGCCGTTCTGGCCCTGGAAGAGTATCAGGACATCGAAATCTGTCTGGTCGGACCGGAACAGGTGATTGCGCAGGAGCTGCAGCGATACCCTGACTGTCCCCGCGAGCGGCTGCGCATCGTGCATGCCAGTGAGTACATCACCATGGAGGAAGCGCCGGGGATCGCCCTGCGGCGCAAAAAGGACTCCAGCATCCGCGTGGGACTGGAACTGGTTAAAAAGGGAGAGGCGGACGCCTTCATCAGTGCCGGCAATACCGGCGCCGTGATGGGTGGTTCCCTGCTCTACCTCAAAACCATGCCCGGTGTCGCCAAAGCCGCCATCGCCACCTTTCTGCCGACCCTTTCCGGTACCAGTATCATGCTTGACGTGGGCGCCAATGTGGATTGCCGTCCGGAACACATTCTGCAGTTTGCCCTCATGGGCAACTCCTATGCCCGCTACGTCCTCAACAAACCCGCCCCTACGGTGGGTATTCTCAGCATCGGCGAAGAAGACAGCAAGGGCAATGATATCACCCGCCAGACTTTCCGCCTGCTCAACGAGTGCAGCCTGATTGACTTCAGGGGCAATGTGGAGGGCAAGGAAGTCTACAAGGGCGTTGTGGATGTCATCGCCTGCGATGGTTTCACCGGAAATATCGCCCTCAAGGTCAGCGAAAGCCTCGCCTACATGATCTCCACCATGCTCAAGGAAGAATTGGGGCGTGGCTGGTTCAACAAGCTGGGAGCGGTGCTCTCCGTCAAAGCCCTCAAGCGCCTGAAAAAACGCCTCGACTACACCGAGTACGGTGGAGCACCACTTCTGGGCGTTAACGGAGCCGTCTTCATCAGTCACGGCAGCTCCAGCCCCCAGGCACTGAAAAACGCCTTCCGCGCCGCCAGAATCTACGTTGAGCGCGGAGTCAACCAGCACATATACGACGACATCACCAAAACATTCGCTCAACTCAACCATATCGAGAACAATGGACAGGTGTAA
- the rpmF gene encoding 50S ribosomal protein L32, with protein sequence MAVPKKKTSRSRRGSRRAHQALSPVQTVTCSNCSEPKRPHRVCLSCGSYNEKQVVEVDL encoded by the coding sequence ATGGCAGTGCCCAAGAAGAAAACGAGCCGTTCCAGAAGAGGGAGCCGTCGCGCTCACCAGGCTCTGAGCCCCGTACAGACTGTAACTTGCTCTAACTGCAGCGAACCCAAGCGCCCCCACCGGGTCTGCCTTTCCTGCGGCAGTTACAACGAAAAGCAAGTGGTTGAAGTTGATCTCTAG
- a CDS encoding histidine kinase dimerization/phospho-acceptor domain-containing protein, producing the protein MSFFMKHIPQKLKALLLVAVCLNAVIIVLSLYSAHRTMEAYRANLMEFGRAVIHAFESGNRVLMMFSPMHAGQVEVLLQEISQQEAVANVVIYAGDGSPLVSLKPVDHQWLVTDFEGEFVVEAADFYFIYRKLRLTDGGRIMGVWNRFHREEMFRKGLYIMLSIDKTPINALRNKHYFDVSLVIFVQVLLVVIYGFLVKLINIHVQREAKLKRMEQEAELGRFSSVLAHEIKNPLSSMAGLIGFALKKENDPHIRDILQRSLDETNRLNTIANDFLAYGKDIPLEKAPVQLGELWQKAADLLEHEITHKEIDLRITGSDFSILADREKLLQAFVNFLLNAVEASPHGQPVEILLDSAVRSVQVKNAVESSLQCHADDLFRPFFTTKTKGSGLGLSISRKILELHGFQCRIFATNPFTVHIDFQVSP; encoded by the coding sequence ATGTCATTCTTCATGAAGCATATTCCCCAGAAACTCAAAGCACTCCTGCTGGTTGCGGTCTGTCTGAACGCGGTCATTATTGTGCTGAGTCTTTATTCGGCCCACCGCACCATGGAAGCCTACCGGGCCAACCTCATGGAGTTCGGGCGGGCGGTTATCCACGCCTTTGAGAGTGGAAACCGTGTCCTGATGATGTTTTCTCCCATGCATGCCGGACAGGTGGAGGTCCTTCTGCAGGAGATCTCTCAGCAGGAGGCGGTTGCGAATGTGGTCATCTACGCTGGTGACGGTTCGCCACTGGTCTCCCTGAAGCCCGTTGATCACCAGTGGCTGGTGACGGACTTTGAGGGTGAGTTCGTGGTGGAGGCGGCAGACTTTTACTTTATCTACCGGAAGCTGCGTCTGACCGATGGTGGCCGCATTATGGGTGTCTGGAACCGCTTCCATCGCGAAGAAATGTTCCGCAAAGGCCTCTACATCATGCTGAGCATCGACAAAACCCCTATCAATGCCTTGCGCAACAAACACTACTTCGATGTTTCCCTGGTGATTTTTGTGCAGGTGTTGCTGGTGGTTATCTATGGCTTCCTGGTAAAGCTGATCAATATCCACGTGCAGCGGGAGGCGAAGCTCAAGCGCATGGAGCAGGAGGCGGAACTGGGGCGCTTCTCCAGCGTGCTGGCCCATGAGATCAAGAACCCCCTCAGCTCCATGGCCGGGCTGATCGGCTTTGCCCTGAAAAAGGAAAATGATCCCCATATCCGCGATATTCTGCAGCGCTCTCTGGACGAAACCAATCGCCTGAACACCATTGCCAATGATTTTCTGGCTTACGGTAAGGATATTCCCCTGGAAAAAGCTCCGGTGCAGTTGGGTGAACTGTGGCAGAAGGCGGCGGATCTGCTGGAGCATGAGATTACCCACAAGGAGATCGACCTGCGCATTACGGGGAGTGATTTTTCCATCCTGGCCGATCGTGAAAAACTGCTGCAGGCTTTTGTGAACTTCCTGCTGAACGCGGTGGAAGCCTCTCCCCATGGGCAGCCGGTGGAAATTCTCCTGGACAGCGCTGTTCGCAGTGTTCAGGTGAAAAATGCCGTTGAATCGTCGCTGCAGTGCCATGCCGATGACCTCTTCCGCCCCTTTTTCACCACCAAAACCAAGGGTTCCGGGCTGGGGCTGTCCATCAGCCGCAAGATTCTGGAGCTGCATGGTTTTCAGTGCCGCATTTTCGCCACGAACCCCTTTACAGTACATATCGACTTCCAGGTGAGCCCGTGA
- a CDS encoding sigma-54-dependent transcriptional regulator, whose translation MKKQKRILIVDDEANHRFMLKVNLSDHGYEDILEAGHGQEALDLLQEYSADLILLDMKMAVMDGLTFLAQLRKRGLQTPVIVITAFSTVKGAVEAMKLGATDFLSKPVDVDELKKHIDAALQRDPSMVAAPVKKSTYHFPGVYSDKGLGAVIDLLEMVAPTDASVLILGESGTGKELVARSIHDNSPRAGAPFMAVNCAALSENLVESELFGHEKGSFTGATGQQKGRFEAAHGGTLFLDEVGELTPGAQSKLLRAIQEKVIERVGSTRPIPVDVRILAATNRNLQDMVHSGDFREDLYFRLNVFPVELPPLRERREEIPLLVKHFLASHAKRFNKLISGCSEGFLKKMQAYDFPGNVRELENLVERAIILCRGAVLEAEHLPPMTARPGAATGNGSSMKDQQKRMIQEALEKADGNKSEAARALGIARRTLHYKIKEYGLE comes from the coding sequence GTGAAAAAACAAAAGCGTATTCTGATTGTCGACGACGAAGCGAATCATCGTTTCATGCTGAAGGTCAATCTTTCGGACCATGGTTATGAGGATATCCTGGAGGCTGGCCATGGCCAGGAGGCCCTTGATCTGCTGCAGGAGTACAGCGCGGATCTGATCCTGCTGGATATGAAGATGGCGGTCATGGATGGTCTGACCTTTCTGGCGCAGCTGCGCAAGCGCGGCCTGCAGACACCAGTGATTGTCATCACCGCTTTTTCCACCGTCAAAGGCGCTGTAGAGGCCATGAAGCTGGGCGCCACAGACTTTCTGTCCAAGCCGGTGGATGTGGACGAGCTGAAGAAGCATATCGACGCGGCTCTGCAGCGTGATCCCAGCATGGTGGCTGCTCCAGTGAAGAAGAGCACCTATCACTTCCCCGGGGTCTACAGTGACAAGGGCCTGGGTGCGGTGATTGATCTGCTGGAAATGGTGGCTCCCACGGACGCGTCGGTGCTGATTCTGGGGGAGTCGGGCACCGGCAAGGAACTGGTGGCCCGCTCCATACACGACAATTCACCCCGTGCCGGGGCGCCTTTCATGGCGGTGAACTGTGCTGCCCTCAGTGAGAATCTGGTGGAGAGTGAGCTCTTCGGCCATGAGAAGGGTTCTTTTACCGGTGCCACTGGCCAGCAGAAGGGACGCTTTGAGGCGGCCCACGGCGGAACCCTCTTCCTCGACGAGGTTGGCGAACTGACGCCCGGGGCGCAGTCAAAACTGCTGCGGGCTATTCAGGAAAAAGTTATAGAGCGGGTCGGCTCCACCAGACCCATTCCCGTGGATGTGCGCATCCTGGCCGCCACCAACCGCAATCTGCAGGATATGGTGCACAGCGGGGATTTCCGGGAAGATCTCTACTTCCGCCTCAATGTCTTTCCGGTGGAGCTGCCTCCTCTGCGGGAGCGGCGCGAGGAGATTCCTCTGCTGGTCAAACACTTCCTGGCAAGTCACGCCAAACGTTTCAACAAGCTTATCAGTGGCTGTTCGGAAGGCTTCCTGAAGAAGATGCAGGCCTATGATTTTCCCGGCAATGTGCGTGAGCTGGAGAATCTGGTGGAACGGGCCATTATCCTGTGTCGTGGAGCGGTTCTGGAGGCAGAGCACCTTCCACCCATGACGGCCAGGCCAGGTGCTGCCACCGGCAACGGCAGCAGTATGAAAGACCAGCAGAAGCGCATGATCCAGGAAGCACTGGAAAAAGCTGACGGCAATAAGTCGGAAGCGGCGCGCGCCCTGGGCATTGCCCGCCGCACCCTGCACTACAAGATCAAAGAGTACGGGCTGGAGTGA
- a CDS encoding MFS transporter translates to MSTPASAHLSRTSAHGVDHPSSHRKNLVHGFCISLATTIAEPSTVLPLIVHHFSSSHILVGLFASLLRGGAVVVQMFAAFYSQSLPRVMPYQRIVYLVRFLSWFGIGLALYIFGDDWPVASLWALGIGLFLFSFSAGFGSIYYREILGKIFSHRFLGKTMAQRQFLAAFGAVLSGAVAGWVLQHFEPPASYAWLFMVSSGFLVVAYLVFLTVDEPVKRNVAAREDSFGLFLRHCAEILRDDRALRQQIVVITLSYSYLLAMPFIILQANQTIALSGWLIGGYVSVQMMGAMAGNVVWGQLASRGRNRAVVTLSFSVMIAAFLLVWKSQSALSYGFVFFLLGAGMDGMRLVANNLIIIIAPEAKRPVYIALQFNITSLGLFFAIPGGLILSNFGYDVLYLCTLGALLTGLLCARRLQDHR, encoded by the coding sequence GTGAGCACCCCGGCATCAGCTCACCTTTCCCGCACATCCGCCCATGGGGTTGATCATCCATCAAGCCACAGGAAGAACCTCGTGCATGGGTTCTGTATTTCCCTTGCCACCACCATTGCCGAGCCTTCCACCGTCCTGCCCCTGATCGTTCACCACTTCAGCTCAAGCCATATCCTGGTGGGACTCTTCGCTTCCCTTCTGCGGGGAGGCGCCGTTGTGGTGCAGATGTTCGCCGCGTTCTATTCCCAGAGTCTGCCGCGGGTGATGCCCTATCAGCGCATCGTTTATCTGGTTCGCTTTCTGAGCTGGTTCGGTATCGGTCTGGCCTTGTATATCTTCGGGGACGACTGGCCAGTGGCCAGTTTATGGGCGCTTGGCATCGGGCTTTTTCTCTTTTCCTTCTCCGCAGGGTTTGGCTCCATCTACTACCGCGAAATTCTCGGCAAGATCTTCAGCCACCGCTTTCTGGGGAAGACCATGGCCCAGCGCCAGTTTCTGGCCGCCTTTGGCGCGGTGCTCAGCGGTGCGGTGGCGGGCTGGGTGCTGCAGCACTTTGAGCCTCCGGCCAGCTATGCCTGGCTCTTCATGGTCAGCTCCGGTTTTCTGGTGGTGGCCTACCTCGTCTTCCTCACGGTTGATGAGCCGGTAAAGCGGAACGTGGCAGCCAGGGAAGACTCCTTTGGGCTCTTCCTGCGCCACTGCGCCGAGATATTGCGCGATGATCGCGCCCTGCGTCAGCAGATTGTGGTCATCACCCTTTCCTACTCCTACCTCCTGGCCATGCCCTTTATCATCCTGCAGGCCAACCAGACCATAGCGCTGAGTGGCTGGCTGATCGGCGGTTATGTTTCGGTGCAGATGATGGGAGCCATGGCGGGAAATGTGGTGTGGGGGCAACTGGCCTCCCGGGGACGCAACCGGGCGGTGGTGACCCTGTCCTTCAGCGTGATGATCGCCGCATTTTTGCTGGTGTGGAAGAGTCAGAGCGCCCTCAGTTACGGTTTCGTCTTTTTTCTGCTGGGAGCCGGAATGGATGGCATGCGGTTGGTGGCGAACAATCTGATTATTATCATTGCTCCGGAAGCCAAACGTCCGGTATATATCGCGCTGCAGTTCAATATCACGTCCCTTGGGCTGTTTTTTGCCATCCCCGGTGGACTGATCCTGAGCAATTTTGGCTATGACGTGCTATATTTATGCACGCTTGGAGCGCTTCTGACAGGGCTGCTGTGCGCGCGGCGCCTGCAGGATCACCGCTGA